From Streptomyces fungicidicus, one genomic window encodes:
- a CDS encoding SulP family inorganic anion transporter: MSACVPARAADSDRTERAHPPHSPPPTGPPGFRLAGADVSASIAVFLIALPLSLGIALATGAPLQAGLVAAAVGGIVAGRFGGSPLQVSGPAAGLTVVTADLIQHYGWRTTCAITVLAGIAQLGLGCLRVARGALAVSPAIVHGMLAGIGVTIAVAQLHIVLGGTPQSSVPDNLRALPHQLANLRPEALSVSVLTLALLLLWPRLPGRAGRLLRPVPAALIAVAGATAVAAAAGLVLPKVDLPSWRNHALAGLPEGPVLGLAAAVLTTTLVCSVQSLLGAVAVDKLVAARPGPGHVGRSDLDRELLGQGAANIVSGSLGGLPVAGVAVRSTANVRAGAVSRNSTVLHGALVVIAALLLVPLLEFIPLASLAALVMAVGIQMVSLHHIRTVTRHREVLVYAVTTLGVVSLGVLEGVALGIAMAVGVALHRLTRTRITHREKHGVHHVHVRGQLTFLAVPRLSRALHLVPQGAAVVVALDGSFMDHAAYETLQDWQSTHTARGGTVEINGRRAGVRIAEPAALASGHPPDGTEEAGSSDAGCRCRPWTPWRNHQCERPPSRPAGDPGPSTADNGRAPDATYGQDSADGAAPDSDGTGGDRLMRGISTFQRTTAPLVRGELARLAREGQRPSQLFLTCADSRVVTSMITSSGPGDLFVVRNVGNLVPPPGTESGDDSVAAAIEYAVGVLAVRSITVCGHSGCGAMQALLDAEPGGTGTPLGRWLRHGRPSLERNGDASGPRARLAGRTPADAAEELCLTNVVQQLEHLRAHEPVARALKDGALELHGLYFHVGEAQAYLLTERDGEKVFDRVRSADLTR; encoded by the coding sequence ATGTCAGCCTGCGTCCCGGCCCGCGCCGCCGACTCCGATCGGACCGAGCGCGCCCACCCGCCGCACAGCCCCCCGCCGACCGGCCCCCCGGGCTTCCGTCTCGCGGGCGCCGATGTGTCGGCCTCGATCGCGGTCTTCCTGATCGCCCTTCCGCTGTCGCTCGGCATCGCCCTCGCCACCGGCGCACCGCTCCAGGCCGGCCTGGTCGCCGCCGCCGTGGGCGGAATCGTCGCCGGAAGGTTCGGCGGCTCCCCGCTCCAGGTGAGCGGCCCCGCCGCCGGACTCACCGTCGTCACCGCCGACTTGATCCAGCACTACGGCTGGCGGACGACCTGCGCCATCACCGTCCTCGCCGGAATCGCCCAGCTGGGCCTCGGCTGCCTGCGCGTGGCACGCGGGGCGCTCGCCGTCAGCCCCGCGATCGTGCACGGCATGCTCGCCGGCATCGGCGTCACCATCGCCGTCGCCCAGCTGCACATCGTCCTCGGCGGCACTCCGCAGAGCTCCGTCCCCGACAACCTCCGCGCCCTGCCGCACCAGTTGGCGAACCTGCGCCCCGAGGCCCTGTCGGTGAGCGTGCTGACCCTGGCCCTGCTGCTGCTCTGGCCACGACTGCCCGGCCGGGCGGGGCGCCTCCTCCGCCCGGTCCCGGCCGCGCTGATCGCCGTGGCCGGAGCCACCGCCGTCGCCGCCGCGGCCGGCCTCGTCCTGCCCAAGGTGGACCTTCCGTCCTGGCGCAACCACGCCCTGGCCGGGCTGCCCGAGGGGCCCGTACTGGGGCTCGCCGCCGCCGTGCTCACGACGACGCTGGTGTGCAGCGTGCAGTCGCTGCTCGGCGCGGTGGCCGTGGACAAGCTGGTGGCCGCCCGCCCGGGTCCCGGCCATGTCGGGCGGTCCGACCTGGATCGCGAACTGCTCGGGCAGGGCGCCGCCAACATCGTCTCCGGCTCCCTGGGCGGACTGCCGGTGGCCGGCGTCGCGGTCCGCAGCACCGCGAACGTCAGAGCGGGCGCCGTGAGCCGGAACTCCACGGTGCTGCACGGCGCTCTCGTGGTGATCGCCGCACTGCTGCTGGTCCCGCTCCTGGAGTTCATCCCGCTCGCCTCGCTCGCCGCCCTGGTGATGGCCGTCGGCATCCAAATGGTGTCCCTGCATCACATCCGCACGGTGACCCGCCACCGCGAAGTCCTGGTCTACGCGGTCACCACCCTCGGCGTGGTGTCCCTCGGCGTCCTGGAGGGAGTGGCGCTCGGCATCGCCATGGCGGTCGGGGTGGCCCTGCACCGGCTCACCCGCACCCGTATCACGCACCGCGAGAAGCACGGAGTCCACCACGTCCACGTCCGGGGGCAGTTGACGTTCCTCGCGGTGCCACGGCTCAGCCGGGCCCTTCATCTCGTACCCCAGGGCGCCGCAGTGGTCGTCGCCCTGGACGGCTCCTTCATGGACCACGCGGCGTACGAGACGCTGCAGGACTGGCAGAGCACCCACACCGCACGGGGCGGCACCGTCGAGATCAACGGCCGCCGCGCCGGGGTCCGTATCGCCGAGCCCGCCGCCCTCGCCTCCGGGCACCCGCCCGACGGCACCGAGGAGGCCGGCTCCTCCGACGCCGGCTGCCGCTGCCGGCCCTGGACGCCCTGGCGCAACCACCAGTGCGAGCGCCCGCCGTCCCGGCCGGCCGGCGACCCGGGGCCGAGCACCGCCGACAACGGCCGGGCCCCGGACGCGACCTACGGACAGGACAGCGCCGACGGAGCCGCGCCGGATTCGGACGGCACGGGTGGCGACCGGCTGATGCGCGGCATCAGCACCTTCCAGCGCACCACCGCCCCCCTGGTGCGCGGGGAGCTGGCCCGGCTGGCACGCGAGGGTCAGCGGCCCTCACAGCTGTTCCTGACCTGTGCCGACTCGCGGGTGGTCACCTCCATGATCACGTCCAGTGGTCCGGGAGACCTGTTCGTGGTGCGCAACGTCGGCAACCTCGTGCCCCCGCCCGGCACGGAGAGCGGCGACGACTCGGTGGCCGCCGCCATCGAGTACGCCGTGGGCGTGCTGGCGGTGCGGTCGATCACGGTGTGCGGGCACTCGGGGTGCGGTGCCATGCAGGCACTGCTCGACGCCGAACCGGGCGGCACCGGTACTCCGCTCGGACGGTGGCTGCGGCACGGCCGGCCGAGCCTGGAGCGGAACGGCGACGCAAGCGGCCCCCGGGCGCGGCTGGCCGGGCGGACGCCCGCAGACGCCGCCGAGGAGCTCTGCCTGACGAACGTGGTGCAGCAGCTGGAGCATCTGCGCGCCCATGAACCGGTGGCCCGGGCGCTGAAGGACGGGGCCCTCGAGCTGCACGGACTGTACTTCCACGTGGGTGAGGCCCAGGCGTATCTGCTCACCGAACGGGACGGGGAGAAGGTGTTCGACCGGGTGCGTTCCGCGGACCTGACGAGGTGA